The genomic region GTCGATCCCTCCTTGATTCTCGAAATCCAGCGAATTCGGCATCGTCGCCGCCGCGAGCAGTTCGCCCCCCTTGATCACGGGACCGGCCACCGACCTTTCGGGCGGGCATCATTCCCCTTGTGGGCAATCCCGCCATCGATTCCGCTTGCATGATGCCCGCCTGTGTGCTCGACCACGAACCCGGCCCGTCCCTGCGTTGTTCCCAGGAGATCGTTGCGATGCCCCGTTGGATGGATCACCCCCTTCGAGTCGCCAGCCTCGTCCTCGTCCCCTTCGTGATGTCAGCCCAGGCCGACGATCAGGAGGAACCACCTCGCTATCCCCCGACCTCGTGCTATGAGGTTCGGGACATCGAGGGCTGGACCGTGCTCGTCCACGAGGACTTCCTGGGCGACCATCCCGAACTGGCCGCCCGGACGCTGGAACTGCTCCGCGTCCAGCTTTATCAGATCATCCGTCGGGTGCCTGCCGAGGCTGTCGAGACGCTCCGGCTCATCCGCATCTGGGTCGAGGAGGACGAGCCGAACCACCCCTGCATGGCCTACCACCCCGACGCCCATTGGCTCCGCGAGCACGGCATGAACCCGGAGAAGGCCGGGTGCATCGAGGTGGCCAACGCCCGCAACTTCCTCGACTGGACGCTGGCCCAGCCCTGGATGGTGCTCCACGAACTGGCCCACGGCTACCACCACCGGTTCCTCGACGATGGCTTCGACAACGCCGCGATCAAGGGCGTCTTCGAGCGGGCCAGGCAGGAGGGGCGCTACGACTCGGTGCTCCACATCAACGGCAAGGACGAGCGGGCCTATGCCCTGGTCAACCCGATGGAATACTTCGCCGAGGCGACCGAGGCATTCTTCGGCACCAACGACTTCTACCCCTTCGTCCGGTCGGAATTGCAGCGGCACGATCCCGAAATGGATGAACTGCTCAGGAGCATTTGGATGGTGCCGGGACGCTCGACCCGATGAGGTGACCCGAGGGATCGGTCTTTGAAACGGATTCGGGCCGCGAGTCCTTCCCGGAGTCCGACCGCTTCCCGCCGCCTCGGCCGAGCCCTGATTCGTCGTCGAGCCGCACCGCGTCTTGAACGCCCTCACGGCCCGATTGCCCCCCGTCCTTGCATGATCTGCCTGGTTCGGCGGGCCGATGCCTCGTTGAGCGACCCCATTCCCTGCCCGTCGAGTAACCGGGTGCCCTCCCCGTCGGACTTGGAATCGAGGCATGCGGAGGGCAACTCAGCCCTTGCCCAGCACGATCGTCACCAGCAGCGAGGCGTCCTCGATCCCTCGCAGGGCGTGCGGCTCACCGGCCTCCAGGTGGAGCATCCGGCCCGCCTCCAGTTCCCGCTCCTCGCCCAGGGCTGAGAAGGCGACCCGGCCTTCGAGGCAATGGACGGTGATCGGGCCGGGGGCTCGGTGTTCCGCGATCGCCTTGCCCGCCGGGAGGACCAGCCGCAGCACCTCCAGGCGGTCGGCCTTGACCAGGGTCGTGGTCCGGGCGTCGGCCAGCGCCGAGCCCAGGGGCCGCACGTCGATCACCTCACCGGATTTCGCATGGTTCAGGGCCATCGGGAAGTCCTCCTCACGGCTTGGGTCGGGTCGGATAAATGTCGAGATGACGCCTCGGATTCGCGACCATTGAGCCGCTTCCCAGGATACCCGCCCAAAATCGGACACCAAAGTCCAATTTTCTGTCGAATCGATTCGCTCCTCCATGAAGGGAGACGCAAGGGGGCCGATCTTGGCCGCGAGAGAGGGCTCGATATCTTGGAGAAATGACCGACTCGGAGACGGAGCCAAGGCTCATCCCAATCAGGCAGATCACCTGTTTCTTGCCTAGGTCATTCCACGCTCGCTTCTGCTGAAGCGGGTTTGTCCCCTCGGTGCCGGGAAGTTGGTGCGGCTCCCGATATCCCAGACACGGCATTTTCAGTGAACATCCGCACAAAATCTGTTGAGTAATCTGTTGAGTAGACTCACTCATTCTGACTCCGGCTCACCCCGGCTCACGACCGGTGGTGAGTCGGAGATATCGCCGAAAGAGTCGGGATCGGTCTGACGCAAACCCTGATTTCCCAGGCAGATGGCAAAAAAGAAGCGAGCCGCCCCGAGAGGAAGCGGCTCGCTTCGATGAGTACACCCGACAGGATTCGAACCTGTAACCTTCGGTTCCGTAGACCGATGCTCTATCCAGTTGAGCTACGGGTGCGTGTGGTGTGTGGTGGCGATTGTGACATGATTCTAACGGCTGGGGTCGGGTTAGGGAAGTCTGTAGCAAGGGAGAAATTGAAGGAGGGGAGAAGTCGAGATCGGAAGGGAGGGGGAAGGCTGAAGGGGAGGACGCGCCAGGCGAGCGAAGGGCGCGGGGGGATCGGTGCGTCAGGTTGCTTGACGCGGTGGAGGTTCGGGCGGATAAGGGTGCGGAGCCAACGACGCGGTCTGATGGGGATCGCGGGGAAAGAACGGCCGCGGGGTCCAGTCAGGCAACCGGGAGTCTCTGGCGTGAGGATGTGGAACAGTTTCGGCCTCCCGAGCGTCATCGGGAGGGGGGTGATCGGGCTCTGCGTGGCGTGGGGCGGCGTCTCGGGAACGGCGGAGGGGCAGGATCGAAGCCGGCTCTTGCCGATGTCGGGCATCGAGGCCGACCCGGAAATCCCGACGCTCGAAGACGTGGTGGGGCATCCGTGGGGAGCGGAGATTTCCAGTCACTCCGACGCGATCCGATACCTGGAAGCGCTCGTCGAGGCGGCTCCCGATCGGGCAAAGCTGGAGCGTTATGGACAATCGTATGAAGGGCGTGATCTGGTGTCTCTCGTCATCACCTCGGCCGAGACGATGGAGCGGCTCGACGAGGCGAGGACGGAGAACCTGAAACTGGCCGACCCCCGGATGATCGCGCCCGACGAGATGGACGCCCTGATCGATCGAGCGCCGGCCGTCGTCTGGCTGGCCTATGCGGTGCATGGCGATGAAACCTCGTCGACCGACGCGGCCCTGCTCACCGCCTATACCTTGCTGGCCGATCAACGACCCGAGACGAAGCAATGGCTGGAGAATCTGATCGTCATCATCGACCCGCTCCAGAACCCGGATGGGCGGGAACGGTTCCTCGCCTCGTACCGAAGCGCTCGAGGCGTCTTCCCGCAGGCCTCGGCCGTCGCCAGCGAACGAATTCAACCGTGGCCGGGGGGGCGATTTAATCATTATCTCTTTGACATGAACCGAGATTGGTATCTTCATTCGCAAATCGAGACGAGGGCCAAGGTGGCGGCCTATCTCGACTGGCAACCCCAGGTGTATGTCGACGCTCATGAAATGGGAGCCGATTCGACCTACTACTTCGACCCCTCGTCCGACCCGCTCAACCCCCAGATTACCCCAAGGCAGGCCGACTGGGTCGCCCGGATCGGTCGGCGTCAGGCCGAGCTGTTTGATCGGTTCGGCTTCGCCTACACGACGCGGGAAATCTTCGACGCCTTCTATCCCGGCTATGGCTCAACCTGGCCGATGATGCACGGAGGGCTCGGGATTCTCTGGGAACAGGCAGGCGTTCGAGGCTTGCTCGTCGATCGAGACGACGAGACAACGCTACATTACCACGACGCCGTCCGCCATCATTACGTCAGCGGACTGGCGACGATCGAGGCGGCCTCGAACGGCCGGGCCGACCTTCTCAGGACCTTCACCGAAGGCCGGGCCGAGGCCATCGATCGCGGGCGATCGGGGGAAGCTCCCGAGGTCTTCCTGCTGCCCGGTGCCACGCCGAACCGGGCCGCCTCGCTCGCTCGCGTACTTCAGGCCAACGGCATCGAGGTCCATCGCCTGACCGAGCCGGTGGAGGTCGATCCGGGGGCAGGCGGCTTCCCCCAGCTCGCCCCGTCGGGAAGCTATTATGTTCCCGCGGCCCAGCCGGCGGGACGTCTCGCCGAGACCTTGCTGGCCGATCGACAGGAGATGGACGAGGACTTCATCGCCCGCCAGCTTGACCGAAAAGCCCATCGCCTCGGCGACGAGATTTACGACGTGACCGCCTGGTCCTTGCCCCTGACCTTCGGCATCGAAGCCCTCAGCGGTCGAACGGCTCAGGAACCGGTCGCCGAGCCGATCGACGCCGACGGAAGCCCCCCGGCCGGCACCGTTGAGGGACCGGATCGCCCAATCGTCGGCTATCTGGTCCCGACCGAAGATGAGACCGCGCTCGACGCCCTGTCCGAGTGGCTGCAACAGGGGTTTCGCGTTCATGCGGTCGATCAACCGTTCGTCATCGACGGTCAATCGTTCCACGCGGGGACGCTCCTGCTTCGGACGGCCGAGAATCCGGATCACCTGCACGACGCCGTCCGGCAAGCCGCCGAGCGCCACCACCTGACGATCACCGGCATCGACTCCAGCTTCGTCGACGAGGGGGCCGGTCTGGGAGGGCCGAATGTGACGTGGGTCAAGCCTCCTCAGGTCTTGCTCGCCGTCGATCGGCCGGTCAGCCCCTTCGTCGGCCATACCTGGTATCTGTTCGATCAGGTCTGGAAGTACCCGACCACGCGGGTCGCGGCCTCGTCGCTGGCCAATGCCATCGATCGGGACGACTTCAACGTCATCATCCTTCCCGATGGGAACTACGGCCCATCATCGGGCTTCGACGCCGACACCGCCGCTCGCTTGAAGCGATGGGTGACGGACGGCGGCACCTTGATTCTGGTCAACGGTGCGCTGCGGTGGGGCATCGAGGAGGAGATCGGCCTGGTCCCCACCCGTCGCCGGGAGGTCTCCGTCTCACCGATTCCCGGCGAAGGACTCGACCCGGTTGAACCTTCCGAACCATCGGTCACCGACGCCGATTCTGCCGGGGCGGAAGACGCACCGAAGGAGCCCCCCCGATCGGTTCCAGGGGCGATCTTGCGAGCGACCGTCTACGGCGATCACTGGGTGACGGTGGGCCTCCCCGAGTCGATTGACGTGCTGACCCAGACAAGTCTGATCGTCGATCCGCTCGATGCAACCGAAGGTCGGAATCTGGTGACGTTCGATCCCCAGGGCGAGCCGGTGAGCGGCTTTTGCTGGCCCGACACGCTCCAGGCCATCGTCCGATCGCCGCTGGTTCTCTCGCAATCCATCGGCCAGGGGCACATCATCGGGTTCACGGATGATCCAAACGCGCGGGTCCTTTCTCCGGTCACCCAGCGGTTGTTCCGCAACGCCGTGTTCTTCGGACCGGGTCATTGAGTTCGTCAATCAGTGGATCGCAGAACCCAATCAGAGGAGATGGGGCCGTTCACTCGCGTGACGACGGCCCGTCCTCCCTGGTGCCCGAATCACGCTCGGCGGTCGGAGACTTCGACCAGTCGATGCGGCGAATCAGTTCTTTCAGGGCCGCGAACTCGATCGGCTTGGCCAGAAGGTCCATGAACCCGGCATCAAGGCACTCCTGAAGATCGACCTCGGTACTGTAGCCCGAAACCGCAATGCCGGGAATCGACCTGAGCCGCCGTTTCAGTTCCAGACCGGAACCGTCGGGCAAGCTCAGGTCGCTGATCAACAAGTCAAACGGGCCAGACGTGGTCGCAATCTGCTCGGCACGGGCCATGCTCCCCGCCGTCGTCACGATATGCCCGGCCCGTGCCAGCAAGGTGGCGAGCACCCGGGCAATATCCGCATGATCTTCCACCAGCAAGATCCGAATTCCCTTGCCGGGCTCGTTTGAGGATTCAGGGCGAGACGATTCCACAGGCCCATTCGGGCTGGCCGGTTCCATTCAAGGCCCCTTCGCCGAGAGACCGGCATCATCCCACTCAGGTGTGGGTCACTGGCACACGATTCACAGACCAACGCTACGCGAATTGTCTTTCGCAATGAGTGGCCTGGCAAGCAGAAAGCGCGCCGGTCATCGCACCGATGGCCCAAAACGGACATCGTGTTGTGAAATCGCAACGGCCAGGGACCACGGACACGATCCCAACGATCGAGCCGCGCTCACAAGGGGAGCCCATCGCATTCTTCGCCGGCGATCGATCGCCGGCAACGGTGGCGTGCCCGGTCAGTTGACCTCGGCAAATCCTCCCTGCTGCCAGATGGCGGCCACATCGACCGGCTTCTGAAAGAGGGCTTCGGGGTGCAGGTCGATGAGCCGAGACAGGTCGTCCGATCCCGTCGTGACCGCCACTCGGGTCTTCAGCCCCAACTCCCGAATCTGCCTGAGGATCGCTTCGCCGCTGCCGTCGGGAAGTTCCAGATCCAGAATCAGATAGTCCGGCGCGGGCTCCAGATGCGCCAGCCCTTCGGCCAGTGTGGTGGCTGTCGAAACGTCCCAACCGCGTGTTGAGAAAATCGTTCTCCAGACCTCCAGCAGTGAGCGATCGTCTTCAACGATCAGAAGCTTCGGTTGCACAGGGCGCTCCTCGGCGTCATGCCGGTTTGGGCGTTCCATCTCAGGAAAAGGCGCGAGCGTCAGGACACCATTGCGACTCCGGCGCTCGATACACTCAATCATACACAGCAAGGCCCTTTTCGTCGAGTCGGAGCGGAAACGGCGAATTGTTTGATGCAACCTTCAGGCCGTTCTCAGGGGCTCTCCTGGTTATGGGCCCGAGCTCCCCTTCTGGAGCGGGACATTCCCTTCGATCAGACACCGCGGCCCCTCGCATCTCGCAGGGCGGCACCCGATCGCCAACCGAATCTCCTCGGAGATCGCTCCCAAAGGAATCCAGGGAGAGACACGTTCCCAGGCAGGAATCTCCGAAGAACGATCAGCCGTCCTTGGCCTCACCGTCGTTGCCGGGATCACCGCCCATGCGGTTCTGCTCGGCGGCCTGGGCTTCTCGTGTCCGGGCCTTTTTTCGAGACTTCCTCGAATCACGGCTGCCGCGCCCCTCGGATCGTGAGGGACGGCCCTTGCCCTTGGATCGCCCGGTTGAAGACTGGTCTTCCAAAAGCTGCGCTTGATCTTCACCCACCATTGCGATCCGGGTGCGCGGCAGATACGCCCCATCGTCAAGGTCTCGAAGGAAGGCAATGAGCTGCTCTCGGACCTGGCAATGAAGGTTCCAGGCGACCGACGGGTCTCTGGCCGAGCAGAGGGCCCGCAACTCGACGGTTTCCTCGGTGCAGTTGGTCACCTGAAGGATCGGGGGGACTTCTTCATCCCAGTCGTCGGATTGTCGAAGGATGCGTTCCAGCTCGTCTCGAACAGCGGCGAAATTGACACGATAGTCGGCATAAAGATACACCGGCTTCATCATGTTCTCGCCCCCCTTGGTCCAGTTCTCGACCGCGTTGTCCATCAACTGCGAGGTCGGCACGACCAGGCGTCGCATATCCCAGGTGCGAATCACCACATACGTCACGGCAATTTCTTCAATCCACCCCCATTCGCCATTGAAAATCACCGCATCGCCAACCCGAACCGGCTGGGTCAGCGCCAGTTGAACCCCGGCAAAGAGATTCCCGAGCGGTCGCTGCGCCGCCAGGCCCAAGACCAGAGCCGCAATCCCGGCCGAGGCCAGCAGGCTGTACCCCATCGCCTGGAACCACTCGAACTGCCAGAACGCCACCCCAAGGCCCACCAGCAACACCGCCACCGTGAAAAAATGCTTGGCAACCTTGATCCGGGTCAGCATTTCATGGGCGTTGCCGGCGTGATCTTCCCCTTCATACCGGTCGCTCAATCGGGCGGATGCAAAGTCGATCATTCGAGAGAGCAGCCAGGTGGTTGTCAGAACGATCAGGACGAACATCAACGGCTCGACCATCGCCATGACCGGCCCCGCCAGCCGAAGCAGCTGAGATGCCAGCAACTTGAAGACCACCAGGCCGACCACGACCGCAATCGGCCCATGAACCGAATCGGCCAGCGCCAGACTCAGGTCGATGACGCGCCCAGACTGTCGAGCACGTTGCGCACGGAGCAACCGCTCGACCACGCGTTGCACCACCAGACCCGTCACCAGGCTGATGAGCCCGAAGACCACCATGCCGATCCACTGCCAGAGCGCAATCCCCCAGAACTTGGTTTGCGTCAGCGACTCCGGGAGCCGTTGCTCCAGCTCGCTCGGACCGAAGGCCCGATAAAGCGCCGGAATCGCACTGACCGTCCTCCGAGAAAAGACCCAGACCGGCTGCGCGTCCGGAACCTTCACCCGCTCCAGATACACATCCACATCACGATGATCGAGCGAGATGGTTCCCAGATGATAGAACGTCTTGGGACGATTCGAGTCGTTCCCCTGCGCTTTCTCCAGGTTGTACCCGAATCGCTGGCCGTCGGGACGATCGGGAACGTCATCCCAGTCGATCCAGAGCTTTTGCTCCAGCACCTCGTGAAGCATCCGAGCGAGTTTCGGCCCGTCTTCGGACTGATCGAGCCAGGGCAGATCGTTCAGGTTCATCGAATACGCGGCGCGGCGGTAATCATCCGCCTCGCAGGCATCGACAAAGTTGGCGAGCGAGGCCTGCGGCGTCTCCCGATCCACCACCGGCTTGATCGGCGGCAGCCCCGTATTCAGCACAGGGCGATGCACATAGGCATCGCTCTGCATATCCATCGCGTTCTGACCGTTGCCGCTCTTACCCTCACCAGACGATTCCTCGGCCGAAGCAGACGAAGACGACTCCCCGCCGACCATCGCCCCGAGCGGACCTCCTGACTGAGCATTCGCACTGTGAAGGCCGCAGAGCCAGAGGCCCAGCAGCAGGGCCCCTGCTCTCACCATCCCTTGCCTCACCATCAAGACTCTGTTCGGCAAACCGCCGCCGACCTCCATTCCCTCAGTTCTCTTCCGTGCAATCCGATCCCATCCACCCCGGTCCACTTCCATCGCGGAAGCGCTCAGGTCCGGACCTTCGTGGGCAACTGCTCGACAACCTTCAAGCCGTACAGACCGAGCCGAGCCGCCGAGATCGCCACCGACTCCGTCAGCAACACCGCCTCCTGTCCGGCCGACCCACGCACCTCCAGCATGTCCGGAAGCCCGATCACCCGCCCTCGATGCACAACCACATCGTCCGGCGTCTCGATGATCGTCGCGGCCCCCCGATCAAAAATTCGAATGATCATGGCACCCTCCCTCCCTCCTGCGTCCGTGATGACGGCCGCCGACCCTGTCGGTACGGCAACAATTCCTGATCAGGCGATGCAGATCGCGTGCCATGATCATCGAAGAACGCACGCATTGCGCCCATCCCCAAGACCACCACGCTCCGAAACCATGATGAAATCAACGCTTACACCATTTCCTCGAAGCGTGACCGTCTTCCGAGCCGGGGGATCAGAATGGATCACCCAAGGGTCACCCGCGCCAGATAGATCGAGGTTCGCCCCTCGTGCGACGAGTAGTAGCTGATCCAGAGCTGGCCCTCGTGCCAGACCAAACCGGCATAACTCGTGTCGCCCCCCGAGGGCAATTCGAGCAATTCGGTCAGACTGCCCGATTCCGCATCAAGCTCGCAAACCGAGGTGCGCGCGCCGCCGTCGTAAAGACGAACCACCGCAATCAGGCGATCGTCGGGCAATCGGATGAAGTCTGGCCCTCCCACGCGAACGCCGAGATCGGTCCAGCTCCACTCGGTGAACGGCGCGGTCGATCGGCCCAGCTGGGCCGACGGCTCCGCCCCGTCTCGACGGAGTAGGCAGAGCGCCTCGCCACTGGGAAGAAATCGCAAGGTGGCTTCGCTCGGCTCTCCTCCTTCGAACAGGGTCTCCACCAGCGGCTCAAACTGATCGGCCGCGCCATCGACCCCTCGGTACAGTCGAGCCACCCGCGAGGTCCGCTCCGCTCCGGTCGAATACCCGACGCTGTACGGAACGCCCTCGTGCCAGGTCACCCGCCAGAGCCAGAAGCCTCGATCGCCGATCGGGTGCGGGCCGTCCCAGGTTTCGCCGTCGTCGGAAAACCAGGCCATCGTTTGATGGCGCGGCTTGTCACCCGGATTGTTATGCGCAGCGGCTCCGGTGAGCATCAGGCGACCATCAGGCGTCAGGCAAAGCTTCGGATCACGCAGGTCGGCCGTGTCGGAGGTGACCAGGGCGATCGATTTCCACTGCTCGCCGTCCTCCGAGGCAATGACGCGAAGCGCACCATCGGGAGAGACGTGCCCCTGCCCTTCTCGAAAGGTGCAGAGCCAACGATCCTTGAAGCGGATCAGGTCGGTGAAGGCGTTGTGTTCCCCTTCGTTCCAGATGCGGCGGACCTCAACCAGCTCGGCCTGATCGGCCGGCAAGGCGAGCGTGATCGTGAGCGAAAGTAGCAACGTCATGGGATCTGGATCCTCTGTTCTTTGAAACAAAAGGCCCGCATCATCGCGCCTGGCAACCCACTGGCCCGGACCGATCCGGGGTGGTGTCCCCAGCCAGCGACACAAGCCTCGAACGACGGTTCGGAACCGATCGTTGTATCAGACACATGCGTCCAATGCCCCCTCCCCCCTCCGGTTGATTGGGCAAGACAGGCCGTCGGCCGTGTTCGAGCCGCCCGCCCGCTCGACTCCCGGCATCGACCCGATCCGGGCGAGCCGAGGGCGCGTCGGCTACACTGAATTTCGACGAATCTCGATGGTGAGATCCCGACACCCCATCTCCGAGTCCGATCGTGCTGCAAACGCCCCTTGCCCGTCGCCTGGACGAGTCCCCGAACCTCCCCTGGCCCGATCGGCCGGTGCCGGTGGCGCTGGTCATTACCGAGCTGGACATCGGCGGAGCGGAACGGGCCCTGGTGGCGCTGGCGACCGGGCTCGATCGACGCCGATGGTCCCCTTTCGTGATCGCTCTGGGGCCGGAAGGGCCGCTCGCCCCGGCGATTCGATCGGCCGAGATTCCGGTGACCTGTCTCGACGTAAACCCCCGACGCCCGATCGCCGCCGTCGTCCGGCTTACCCGAGCCCTGCGGGCCGTCCAACCGCTCCTCGTCCAAAGCTTCCTCTTTCACGCCAACGTCGCCAGCCGCCTGGCCGCTCCGATGGCCGGTGCTCCCTGGGTCCTCGGCGGCCTCCGAGTGGCCGAACATCGCCAGTCGTGGCATGTGACGCTCGATCGACTCACCGCGCCGCTGGGCACCGGGTCGGTCTGCGTCTCGGAAGGGGTTCGCCGCTTCAGCATCAGCGTCGGCAAACTCAACCCCGACCGCCTGGTCGTCATCCCGAACGGGATCGACCCCGGCCCGATCGACGACGCAACTCCTGCCGATCGCTCGACCCTCGGGGTGTCCGACCACGCCTTGCTCGCGCTGTTCGTCGGACGCCTCGATGCGCAAAAAGACGTGCCGACGTTGCTCAATGCCGCCGATCGAGTCGTCCGGCAATGCCCCGACTGGCACCTGGCGATCGTCGGCGATGGCCCCGATCGTGCCGCGTTGATCGGGTCGGACGTGGCCGCTCGCCTTCCCGGCGATCGCATACACTGGCTCGGCCACCGATCCGACGTGCCGGGCCTGCTCAAAGCGGCCGATCTACTCGTCCTCCCCTCGCGTTGGGAGGGGATGCCCAACGTCGTCCTTGAGGCCATGACCGCCCGAAAGGCCGTCGTCGCCACGAAGGTCGAGGGGACCGAAGACCTCGTCCTTGCCGGAGAAACCGGCTGGCTCGTCCCTCCCGGAGATGCCGAGGCGCTCGCCTTAGCCCTGGTCGAGGCGGCCTCAGATCGGCCTCGCTTGCAGCGGTTCGGCCAGGCGGGTCGTGATCGGATCGAGCAGCACTTCACCATCGATCGGGTGATCCGAGCCTACGAGACCCTCTGGGCCTCGGTCCTCGGCCTGAAGCATTCGGAAGCGGACACGGGGTCGTGTGCGATCGATTGATCGACGAGCCGCGTCGTTGCGAGGGGTCCGTGATCGTGCTACCTTCGCTCCGAACCGATCCGGAGCAATCAGGAGTCGATCATGATGACACAAACCTGGGAACAAATGCGTATCGTCCTGAACGATCGAACCCTGCTTGGCATTTCGTTGGGATCGTGGGCGGTCTTTCTGGGCTTGCTCGTCGGGCTCGCCCTGCTCTTTCGCATTCTGATGGCCGTGGCAAAGGTCCGATCGCGTCGGCTGGCCGATCGCTCCGAGCTGCCCCTGCACGACTATCTCTGCCAGATTCTCGACCATACCTGGCCCATCAGCATCGTGGCCCTGGCGGCGTACCTCGCGCAAACATTGGTGGATTTCCGGGGGTCTATCGATCCCACCGCGGTCGCCGTGGGAGACACCATTCGCGCCCTCTCGTTGATCGTCCTGTTTCTGCAAGCCGGGCGCTGGGGGATGGGCCTGATTGACGAGGGGCTGACGCACGGCTTCCGGTTCGCCAACTTCAGCGAATCAGCGGCGAGGACCGCGCACGGAGTCGTCCGATTCTTCGCATTGGCCGGTCTCTGGGGAATCATCCTCATCCTGATCCTCGGCAGTTTCGGGGTCGAGATCACGCCGCTCCTGGCCGGTCTGGGGGTCGGCGGTATCGCCGTGGCGTTTGCCTTGCAACAAATCCTCGGAGACATTTTCTGCTCCGTGGCCATCGTGCTCGACAAGCCGTTCGAGGTCGGCGACTTTATCATCACAGGCGATCATATGGGTGTCGTCGAATTCATCGGCGTCAAGACGACCCGCGTCCGGAGCCTCGGCGGGGAACAGATTGTCTTCCCGAATTCCGACCTCATCGGCAGCCGAGTGCGCAACTACAAACGCATGGCCGAACGCCGGGTCACCTTCGGTTTCGGCGTGCGATACGACACTCCGGCCGACATCCTTCAACGCATTCCCGAGGAAGTCCGGGAAACGATCGAGAGCCTCGATCAGGTCCGATTCGATCGCGCCCACTTCGCCAAGTTCGGCGACAGCTCACTCGATTTTGAGGTCGTCTACTACGTCCTCAGCCCCGACTACAACCAGTACATGGATCTTCAGCAATCCATCAATCTCTCTCTGATGCGCCGGATGGAATCGCTCGGCGTTGAGTTCGCCTTCCCCTCTCGGTCTCTCTACGTCGAGCAAAGCGCCGGCCGCTCCCAGGTGAGTGGGTTCACCGGAACCTCCTCCTGAAATCAAACGCTTCCCGAGCCACCTCATCGCCCCGTTTCGAGGCCCTTCGGACCCCATTGCCACCCATGCCTACCTCGTCCGAACTCACCGAACCTCGCCCGATGCAACCTCGCCGACGACCGCGGCTGAGGTCCGTTGTGGTGAGTCTGAGCGTGCTGGTCCTCGGCGCAGTCCCGGTTCCAGAGGCCCACGCAAGGCAAGAGGCCACTGAAGCCATCGAGCGTCGGCTCGATCGCTTCTACGGTCGCCTTGATGACAATGCGGATGGCGTGTTGAATCGCCAGGAAGACGAGGTTCCCGACCAGGTCTGGACCCGGATCGAGGCCGGTGGGGTCGATGTCGGCGATGGCACGGTCGATCGCGTCGGGTTCGGCGAAGCTCTGGTCGATCACGTCCGATGGTTCGGCATCGCATCGCTTGTGCCGGCGGTCGTCGCCCTGGGCCTGGCCTTCTGGACGCGAGATGTCTTGCTCTCGCTCTTTGCCGGAATCGTGAGCGGCTCCGTGGTAAAGTTCTTCCAGGCAAGATTCGCGGTGGGACTCTGGGTTCCGAAAGAGCTGGACTTCATCAGCGATTTCTTCCTCAAGGCGCTCGGCACCGAATCATATGCCACGATTTTACTTGTGTACCTCTGGTTCCTTGGCGGAATTCTC from Tautonia marina harbors:
- a CDS encoding sialidase family protein is translated as MTLLLSLTITLALPADQAELVEVRRIWNEGEHNAFTDLIRFKDRWLCTFREGQGHVSPDGALRVIASEDGEQWKSIALVTSDTADLRDPKLCLTPDGRLMLTGAAAHNNPGDKPRHQTMAWFSDDGETWDGPHPIGDRGFWLWRVTWHEGVPYSVGYSTGAERTSRVARLYRGVDGAADQFEPLVETLFEGGEPSEATLRFLPSGEALCLLRRDGAEPSAQLGRSTAPFTEWSWTDLGVRVGGPDFIRLPDDRLIAVVRLYDGGARTSVCELDAESGSLTELLELPSGGDTSYAGLVWHEGQLWISYYSSHEGRTSIYLARVTLG
- a CDS encoding glycosyltransferase, with amino-acid sequence MLQTPLARRLDESPNLPWPDRPVPVALVITELDIGGAERALVALATGLDRRRWSPFVIALGPEGPLAPAIRSAEIPVTCLDVNPRRPIAAVVRLTRALRAVQPLLVQSFLFHANVASRLAAPMAGAPWVLGGLRVAEHRQSWHVTLDRLTAPLGTGSVCVSEGVRRFSISVGKLNPDRLVVIPNGIDPGPIDDATPADRSTLGVSDHALLALFVGRLDAQKDVPTLLNAADRVVRQCPDWHLAIVGDGPDRAALIGSDVAARLPGDRIHWLGHRSDVPGLLKAADLLVLPSRWEGMPNVVLEAMTARKAVVATKVEGTEDLVLAGETGWLVPPGDAEALALALVEAASDRPRLQRFGQAGRDRIEQHFTIDRVIRAYETLWASVLGLKHSEADTGSCAID
- a CDS encoding mechanosensitive ion channel family protein, with protein sequence MMTQTWEQMRIVLNDRTLLGISLGSWAVFLGLLVGLALLFRILMAVAKVRSRRLADRSELPLHDYLCQILDHTWPISIVALAAYLAQTLVDFRGSIDPTAVAVGDTIRALSLIVLFLQAGRWGMGLIDEGLTHGFRFANFSESAARTAHGVVRFFALAGLWGIILILILGSFGVEITPLLAGLGVGGIAVAFALQQILGDIFCSVAIVLDKPFEVGDFIITGDHMGVVEFIGVKTTRVRSLGGEQIVFPNSDLIGSRVRNYKRMAERRVTFGFGVRYDTPADILQRIPEEVRETIESLDQVRFDRAHFAKFGDSSLDFEVVYYVLSPDYNQYMDLQQSINLSLMRRMESLGVEFAFPSRSLYVEQSAGRSQVSGFTGTSS